One window from the genome of Pedobacter schmidteae encodes:
- a CDS encoding SusD/RagB family nutrient-binding outer membrane lipoprotein, producing MKFLNINKFTRAGLILLIGMIGLVTSCKKGYFYDGVNDDPSQLKNPIPSSLLPGIIQSTGYVWGGDASRFTSIFMQQTTGAANQSVSANRYSVSGDDVDNMWTAGLYGGGIMNNIYAMINTANTLNQGHYAAVAKIMMANNLGLATDLWGDVPYSEAFRGLGNLQPKYDTQQQIYTAIDKLLTDAIASLATSDGSQFQPGAEDMMFKGDLAKWGRFAHALRAKFFLHLAKSDKSYYDKALLEVPMGFLPGETASVLYAGTSLPTQSPWFQFNDQRGDIAFTGYIYDTMDAAGDPRLAAYSDGEEGLGTLYGSPSSPVVMMSYDELKFIEAECQFQKVAQNKAGAATAYNAAVTANLTRTINDPSYAATVAKTAANITLTDIMSQKYIALFLNPEVWTDWRRTGIPALTAPAGSALGGALPRSLLYPSGEQRNNTNAPRNTSMLKRVWWDVP from the coding sequence ATGAAATTTTTAAATATAAATAAGTTCACAAGAGCAGGCTTAATCTTACTTATCGGGATGATAGGTTTGGTGACCTCTTGTAAAAAGGGATATTTTTATGATGGGGTTAATGACGACCCTTCGCAATTGAAAAATCCAATCCCTTCCAGTCTTTTGCCTGGTATTATACAATCTACAGGCTATGTGTGGGGAGGTGATGCCTCCAGGTTTACCTCTATATTTATGCAACAAACAACCGGCGCTGCCAATCAGTCGGTATCGGCTAATCGTTACTCTGTATCAGGTGACGATGTCGATAATATGTGGACCGCAGGTTTATATGGCGGAGGTATTATGAACAATATCTATGCGATGATCAACACGGCTAACACCTTAAATCAAGGTCATTACGCAGCAGTAGCTAAAATAATGATGGCAAATAACCTTGGTTTGGCTACCGATCTTTGGGGTGATGTTCCTTACAGCGAAGCGTTTAGAGGTCTTGGAAATTTGCAGCCCAAATACGATACACAACAACAGATTTATACTGCTATTGATAAGCTGTTGACCGATGCCATAGCCAGTCTGGCCACTTCAGATGGCAGTCAGTTTCAGCCGGGGGCCGAGGATATGATGTTTAAAGGTGATCTGGCAAAGTGGGGAAGGTTTGCGCATGCCTTAAGAGCAAAATTTTTCCTTCATCTGGCAAAATCAGACAAGTCATATTATGATAAGGCTCTTTTGGAAGTTCCGATGGGCTTTTTACCGGGAGAAACTGCATCAGTATTATATGCCGGAACCAGTTTACCTACACAAAGCCCTTGGTTTCAATTCAATGATCAACGTGGGGATATTGCTTTTACCGGGTATATTTATGATACCATGGATGCGGCAGGTGATCCACGGCTGGCCGCATATAGTGATGGAGAAGAAGGGTTAGGCACTTTATATGGTAGCCCAAGCTCTCCGGTTGTAATGATGAGTTACGATGAGCTAAAATTTATCGAGGCCGAATGTCAGTTTCAGAAAGTTGCGCAAAATAAAGCAGGAGCAGCAACAGCGTATAATGCTGCGGTAACAGCCAACCTAACAAGAACGATAAATGATCCGTCTTATGCCGCTACCGTTGCAAAAACTGCAGCTAATATTACCCTTACCGATATCATGTCCCAAAAGTATATTGCTTTATTTTTAAACCCTGAAGTTTGGACCGATTGGAGAAGAACAGGTATTCCCGCACTAACAGCTCCTGCGGGTAGTGCTTTAGGTGGTGCGTTGCCACGATCGCTGCTTTATCCTTCCGGTGAGCAGAGAAATAACACCAATGCGCCCAGAAATACCAGTATGTTGAAAAGGGTATGGTGGGATGTGCCTTAA
- a CDS encoding SusC/RagA family TonB-linked outer membrane protein, whose amino-acid sequence MKRFLQGLFVMVLIAGAAMAQDRTISGTVTAKDDGLPIPGVSVKIVGTSIGTSTDASGKYALKIASNAASIEFSSIGYLSQIKTIGTANVINAVMATDAQQLGEVVVTALGIKREVRALGYAAQSVKGDDLTKADQGDVLKSLSGKIAGVQITSSSGTPGASSYIQLRGSNSLTGNNQPLFVIDGSPIDNSQNYSGDPSDEQNNLLQGASNSNRGADIDPNDIESITVLKGPAAAAIYGIDAANGAIVITTKRGKAGKIQVDFNTGVSFDKVNRYPGLQNQWVKGSGGVIAPFSSTNRYSWGPNVKDVSWNGIPNEYDVHGDVVLNTDPSAKTPFVPYDNMRSFFRTGSTFSNSVAVSGGSEVATYRASISNAYSNSIVPLQNFQRTSVNFAGDLKISEKLKLATSFNYITSDGNMPQQGSNLSGIMLGLTRTPISFDNSNGAKKADDPKAFLFSDGLQRSYRNGIYDNPYWTINKNPYKTLLNRLLGNLQLDYNIGDGFSATYRGGLDTYNDNRHQYYEIQSGAYSGGRIFDDRFTYRSINSDLILSYTKQINDKWRFDGKAGANLYNRKLDELYVQGDGLISPDFDNIYNASTIKSANFVTPYRKTGLYFDLNLSYNNMWFLEVTGRNDWTSTLPKGKNSFFYPSANMSFVFSELEGIKGGALSLGKIRASVAQVGKDPGPFLLNSYYVPTTFPDGYTSGISFPSNGFGSFGLSNVLGNPDLKPEKTTAYELGVQLQFFNNRLGMDVTGYYSKGKDLIVKAPVSGSSGYQFVTLNSGSIRNRGLEVQITGTPVKNTDFEWNSFLNFSMNRSKVLSLAPGVNQITLNGFTGTVIAQLPDMPAGTIYGYGYTYDNSGNIVIDDRDNVGYPIANTNVQKKIGDPNPRFLMGWGNTFTYKGLSLYTLIDWKFKGDLWNGTRGSLAAIGTSDLTNNRNTNTVFPGVLGHLNDNGDLVHFDGSGNEVAGPGARNANSVVLDENWYLGDGGGFGNLNEAFIEDASYIKLREISLSYNFGKLFNKNKTAFVKGLTAGAFARNIIIWTPYHGIDPETSLTGATSSQGMDYFNNPGTASYGLNLKFKF is encoded by the coding sequence ATGAAAAGATTTTTACAAGGTTTGTTCGTGATGGTGCTCATTGCCGGAGCTGCGATGGCACAGGACCGAACAATCTCAGGTACAGTTACTGCAAAGGACGATGGACTACCCATTCCCGGAGTTTCTGTAAAAATTGTTGGTACCTCCATAGGTACTTCAACAGATGCAAGTGGTAAATATGCCCTTAAAATTGCATCAAATGCAGCTTCAATCGAATTTTCTTCAATCGGCTATTTATCGCAGATCAAAACCATCGGTACGGCAAACGTAATCAATGCGGTTATGGCTACCGATGCTCAGCAACTGGGCGAGGTGGTGGTAACGGCTCTTGGTATCAAAAGAGAAGTCCGGGCGCTGGGATATGCAGCGCAGAGTGTGAAAGGCGATGATTTAACAAAAGCAGACCAGGGAGATGTTTTAAAATCCCTGTCGGGCAAGATTGCGGGTGTCCAGATTACATCTTCTTCCGGTACGCCTGGTGCTTCCAGTTACATTCAACTTCGTGGATCCAACTCCCTTACCGGAAACAACCAGCCCTTATTTGTAATTGACGGCAGCCCGATTGACAATTCCCAAAACTATTCGGGAGACCCTTCCGATGAGCAAAACAATTTGCTGCAAGGAGCTTCAAATTCCAACCGGGGGGCCGACATAGATCCGAATGATATTGAAAGTATTACAGTATTAAAGGGCCCTGCCGCTGCTGCAATTTATGGTATTGATGCGGCAAACGGCGCAATTGTTATCACCACCAAAAGAGGCAAAGCGGGCAAGATACAGGTCGATTTTAATACCGGTGTTTCCTTTGATAAGGTAAACAGGTATCCCGGTTTGCAAAACCAATGGGTTAAAGGATCAGGTGGGGTTATTGCCCCCTTCAGCTCTACCAACCGTTATTCCTGGGGGCCAAATGTAAAAGACGTATCCTGGAACGGCATTCCGAATGAATACGATGTACATGGAGATGTGGTTTTAAATACAGATCCTTCGGCAAAAACCCCTTTTGTACCCTATGATAACATGAGGAGCTTTTTCAGAACAGGGTCTACCTTCAGCAATTCGGTGGCTGTAAGTGGTGGTAGTGAAGTAGCAACTTATCGTGCGTCCATATCAAATGCCTATTCTAATTCTATCGTTCCGCTTCAAAATTTCCAGCGGACTTCGGTAAACTTTGCCGGAGATCTCAAAATCTCAGAAAAATTAAAATTAGCAACCAGTTTTAATTACATCACCAGCGATGGTAATATGCCACAACAGGGAAGTAATTTGTCGGGTATTATGCTGGGGCTAACCAGAACCCCAATCTCGTTCGACAATTCTAATGGAGCCAAGAAGGCGGATGACCCTAAGGCATTTTTATTCAGCGATGGTTTGCAGCGGTCGTACCGGAATGGAATTTACGATAACCCGTACTGGACAATCAACAAGAACCCTTATAAAACCTTGTTGAACAGGTTGCTGGGTAACCTGCAACTGGATTATAACATTGGAGATGGATTTAGTGCTACTTATCGTGGCGGTTTAGATACTTATAATGATAACCGGCATCAATACTACGAGATTCAATCCGGAGCCTATTCCGGCGGGCGTATCTTTGATGATCGATTTACCTATCGAAGTATAAACTCTGATTTGATTTTGAGTTATACTAAACAAATTAATGATAAATGGCGCTTCGACGGAAAGGCCGGTGCTAACCTTTACAATAGAAAGCTGGATGAACTCTATGTTCAGGGTGATGGACTGATTTCGCCTGATTTTGACAATATTTATAATGCGAGTACCATAAAATCGGCAAACTTTGTTACCCCTTATAGAAAAACAGGTTTGTATTTCGACCTTAACCTTTCTTATAACAATATGTGGTTTCTTGAGGTCACCGGCCGGAATGACTGGACTTCTACCCTGCCTAAAGGTAAAAACTCGTTCTTCTATCCTTCCGCCAATATGAGCTTTGTGTTCTCTGAGCTGGAAGGAATAAAAGGTGGCGCATTGAGCCTTGGTAAAATCAGGGCCTCCGTTGCGCAGGTAGGTAAAGATCCAGGACCTTTTTTACTGAATTCTTACTATGTGCCTACCACATTTCCTGATGGCTATACCAGCGGTATTTCTTTCCCTTCAAACGGCTTTGGCTCGTTTGGCTTGAGTAATGTACTGGGAAACCCCGACTTAAAGCCAGAGAAAACAACAGCATATGAATTGGGGGTGCAATTGCAGTTCTTTAACAACCGATTGGGGATGGATGTGACAGGTTATTATAGCAAAGGTAAAGACCTGATTGTTAAGGCTCCGGTTTCAGGCTCCTCGGGTTATCAGTTTGTTACCCTAAACTCGGGCTCCATCCGGAACCGTGGACTTGAGGTTCAGATAACAGGTACACCGGTTAAAAACACGGATTTCGAATGGAACTCCTTTCTGAATTTCAGTATGAACAGAAGCAAGGTGCTTTCGCTGGCCCCTGGTGTAAACCAGATTACGCTGAATGGATTTACGGGAACAGTAATTGCACAATTGCCCGATATGCCTGCCGGAACTATATACGGTTATGGTTATACCTATGATAACAGTGGAAATATCGTTATCGACGACCGCGACAATGTAGGTTATCCAATTGCAAACACCAATGTTCAGAAGAAAATCGGAGATCCTAATCCAAGGTTCCTGATGGGCTGGGGCAATACTTTTACCTATAAAGGACTGTCCTTGTATACATTGATTGATTGGAAGTTTAAAGGAGATTTGTGGAATGGCACCAGGGGCTCCCTGGCTGCTATTGGTACTTCAGATCTGACCAATAACAGAAATACCAATACCGTATTTCCGGGAGTGTTGGGGCACCTGAACGATAATGGCGATTTGGTACACTTTGATGGAAGCGGGAATGAAGTGGCAGGGCCGGGTGCAAGAAATGCCAATAGTGTGGTGTTAGATGAGAACTGGTATCTGGGCGATGGGGGCGGTTTTGGTAACCTGAATGAAGCATTTATTGAAGATGCTTCTTATATCAAATTAAGAGAGATCTCTTTGTCGTACAATTTTGGTAAGCTGTTTAATAAAAATAAAACAGCATTTGTAAAGGGATTAACTGCCGGGGCTTTTGCCAGGAATATCATCATTTGGACCCCTTATCATGGGATAGATCCGGAAACAAGTTTAACAGGAGCAACCAGCTCGCAAGGGATGGATTATTTTAATAATCCCGGAACAGCCAGCTATGGCCTTAACCTGAAGTTTAAGTTTTAA
- a CDS encoding SusD/RagB family nutrient-binding outer membrane lipoprotein, protein MKKFIYTFSVITLLLSLSSCKKYLDINTSPNTATAVDPKLLFSYASVAYINLRSSGDLYIPIGLASQCLGGGGNNPTGWSGGDPSADTYTFSANFLNNTWVSLYVRAGANLKQAIKLSEAASPANNNAAAQSKVLLAMVIYDITTTFGDVPFTEAWNPDIIYPKFDDQKTVLEGTLSILDEALAQFDEASPLKIGANNDGYDLIYKGDIAKWKRLAKSLKVRTLLTMVDKDPSKAAAVGAIISGGTTSLVNSAADNAQIAYQDVANKRNPKYAIGLQYNGGVNFFFATKPVTDIMDPTPALAVADPRLPKFFDKPAAATKYVGVVPGADAVDAVNPRIAKTLHSATAPEVMFTYQEELFNEAEVYARGLGVATDLAKASQLYKKALEVSCLYFGADATLSANFANQYPVGTFATQAEAVKAIHAQQWVDKMDRGLDAFTQWRRSGPDGSEVPLLTLPVGAPAGPIFRRYEYPIVNEISRNPNAPKETIRYNVKMWFDL, encoded by the coding sequence ATGAAAAAATTTATATATACGTTTAGTGTCATAACGTTGCTGTTATCACTATCATCCTGCAAAAAATACCTGGACATCAATACGAGTCCCAATACAGCTACTGCTGTCGACCCCAAATTGTTGTTTTCTTATGCATCAGTGGCTTATATCAATTTAAGATCAAGTGGCGATTTGTACATCCCAATCGGATTGGCCAGCCAATGTCTTGGCGGTGGGGGTAATAACCCAACTGGTTGGTCGGGCGGAGATCCAAGTGCTGATACCTATACTTTTTCTGCGAACTTTTTAAATAACACCTGGGTGTCACTATATGTGAGAGCTGGAGCAAACCTTAAACAGGCCATTAAATTGTCGGAAGCAGCAAGTCCAGCTAATAATAATGCTGCAGCACAAAGTAAAGTATTGTTGGCTATGGTTATTTATGATATCACCACTACTTTTGGTGATGTCCCTTTTACAGAAGCCTGGAACCCGGATATTATTTATCCAAAGTTTGATGACCAGAAGACTGTACTTGAAGGAACCCTTTCGATTTTGGATGAGGCCCTGGCACAGTTTGATGAAGCAAGTCCTTTGAAAATCGGGGCTAATAATGATGGCTACGATTTGATCTATAAAGGAGATATTGCCAAATGGAAAAGACTGGCAAAATCACTTAAAGTACGTACATTGCTAACGATGGTAGATAAAGATCCTTCAAAAGCTGCAGCTGTTGGAGCCATTATATCTGGAGGAACAACAAGCCTGGTGAATTCGGCAGCGGATAATGCACAAATTGCTTATCAGGATGTAGCTAATAAACGTAATCCTAAATATGCAATTGGCTTACAATACAACGGCGGGGTTAACTTCTTTTTTGCAACCAAACCGGTAACAGATATCATGGATCCTACTCCGGCACTTGCTGTGGCCGACCCGCGTTTGCCTAAGTTTTTTGATAAACCTGCTGCTGCCACTAAATATGTAGGTGTTGTACCTGGAGCAGATGCAGTAGATGCGGTAAATCCAAGGATTGCAAAAACGCTTCACTCGGCAACGGCACCTGAGGTAATGTTTACCTATCAGGAGGAATTATTTAACGAAGCTGAGGTTTATGCCAGAGGCTTAGGTGTTGCTACGGATCTGGCCAAAGCCAGCCAGTTGTATAAAAAAGCGCTGGAAGTATCATGTTTGTATTTTGGGGCTGATGCAACTTTATCGGCAAATTTTGCAAATCAATATCCGGTAGGAACTTTTGCAACACAGGCCGAAGCTGTTAAGGCTATCCATGCACAACAATGGGTTGATAAAATGGACAGAGGTTTGGATGCTTTTACACAGTGGAGAAGATCTGGTCCTGATGGAAGCGAAGTTCCTTTGTTAACACTTCCTGTTGGTGCGCCGGCTGGTCCTATCTTCAGAAGATATGAGTATCCGATTGTAAACGAGATTTCAAGAAATCCGAATGCACCTAAAGAGACAATTAGGTATAATGTAAAAATGTGGTTTGATTTATAA